The Lentzea guizhouensis genome contains a region encoding:
- a CDS encoding ADP-ribosylglycohydrolase family protein: MPRDPNSVVDRGAGCLLGGALGDALGAPVQYLGWADIQREHGTEGVLAPPKPALVTDDTQLTLFTADGYLRAWVRGKRTCEWEPSDMVWHSYRRWLVTQQQPAPEHGAVGLLADERLYESRSPGLTCLRALAAETPSTPENPHNESSGCNGVTRTAPAGFAPSAAIAYDLGCRFAALTHGGTGGWVSGGALALLVHLLAVKGRPLREAIDQVIGRVLRDDTYTATVLTRAVVLAEEHAGSAPVRVDRLGSGWTGPEALAIAVYTVLTHSKPVQFVDAMRAAANHSGGSDATAALTGNVLGALHGTDALPRDWLSGLELVDVLDAMGRDLGRSAVNAEFDEDRYA; encoded by the coding sequence GTGCCGCGAGATCCGAACTCCGTGGTTGACCGCGGCGCCGGGTGCCTCCTCGGCGGCGCTCTCGGTGATGCGCTCGGCGCACCGGTGCAGTACTTGGGCTGGGCCGACATCCAGCGCGAACACGGCACCGAAGGCGTTCTCGCACCGCCGAAGCCCGCCCTGGTCACCGACGACACGCAGCTGACGCTCTTCACCGCCGACGGCTACCTGCGCGCCTGGGTGCGCGGCAAGCGCACCTGCGAGTGGGAGCCGTCGGACATGGTCTGGCACAGCTACCGGCGCTGGTTGGTCACCCAGCAGCAACCGGCCCCCGAGCACGGCGCGGTCGGGCTGCTCGCCGACGAACGGCTGTACGAGAGCCGCTCACCCGGCCTGACGTGCCTGCGCGCGCTGGCCGCGGAGACACCGTCCACTCCGGAGAACCCGCACAACGAGTCGTCCGGCTGCAACGGCGTCACGCGCACCGCACCCGCCGGGTTCGCGCCGTCCGCGGCCATCGCCTACGACCTGGGTTGCCGGTTCGCGGCGCTGACACACGGCGGCACCGGCGGCTGGGTCTCCGGCGGCGCGCTCGCGTTGCTGGTGCACCTGCTCGCGGTGAAGGGCCGCCCGCTGCGCGAGGCGATCGACCAGGTCATCGGCCGGGTGCTGCGCGACGACACGTACACGGCGACGGTGCTGACGCGCGCGGTGGTGCTGGCCGAGGAACACGCCGGCTCCGCACCGGTGCGGGTCGACCGGCTCGGCTCCGGCTGGACCGGCCCGGAGGCGCTGGCGATCGCCGTCTACACCGTGCTGACGCACTCGAAGCCGGTGCAGTTCGTGGACGCGATGCGGGCCGCGGCCAACCACTCCGGCGGCAGTGACGCGACGGCGGCGCTGACCGGGAACGTGCTCGGCGCGTTGCACGGCACCGACGCGTTGCCGCGGGACTGGCTGAGCGGGCTCGAGCTGGTGGACGTGCTGGACGCGATGGGCCGCGACCTCGGGCGGTCCGCGGTGAACGCCGAGTTCGACGAAGACCGTTACGCCTAG
- a CDS encoding FAD:protein FMN transferase — MQTLRRVEQIMGLPISVDLRDGDAALAELAFESLRAADAQFSPFKADSEVSRLDRGELTREELTPDLVEVLDLCDWYETSTGGAFTARVPGRGLDPCAVVKGWAVQRAADLLKEAGATRFCLNAGGDVVVAGEPEPGKPWRVGVRHPDQADALCVVLGVRDGAVATSALYERGQHILDGRTGEPARGILSVTVVAADLAIADTTATAAFSLGRDGIEWAAAQPDCEVFIVDEDRQVFRGPGLPVHIC, encoded by the coding sequence GTGCAGACCCTGCGGCGCGTCGAGCAGATCATGGGCCTGCCGATCTCGGTGGACCTGCGCGACGGCGACGCCGCGCTGGCCGAGCTGGCGTTCGAGTCGCTGCGCGCCGCGGACGCCCAGTTCTCGCCCTTCAAGGCGGACAGCGAGGTGTCCCGGCTGGACCGGGGTGAGCTCACCAGGGAGGAGCTCACCCCGGACCTCGTCGAGGTGCTGGACCTGTGCGACTGGTACGAGACCTCGACCGGCGGCGCGTTCACCGCACGGGTACCGGGCCGCGGCCTCGACCCGTGCGCGGTCGTGAAGGGCTGGGCCGTGCAGCGCGCCGCCGATCTGCTGAAGGAGGCCGGGGCCACCCGGTTCTGCCTCAACGCGGGTGGCGACGTCGTGGTCGCCGGCGAACCGGAACCAGGAAAGCCTTGGCGCGTGGGCGTTCGGCACCCCGACCAGGCCGACGCGCTGTGCGTGGTGCTCGGCGTGCGCGACGGAGCCGTTGCCACGTCAGCGTTGTACGAACGCGGGCAGCACATCCTCGACGGCCGCACCGGCGAACCGGCGCGCGGGATTCTTTCGGTCACAGTCGTCGCGGCCGACCTGGCGATCGCGGACACCACTGCCACAGCGGCGTTCTCGCTGGGCAGGGACGGGATCGAGTGGGCTGCGGCACAGCCGGACTGCGAGGTGTTCATCGTCGACGAAGATCGACAGGTCTTCCGCGGTCCTGGACTTCCGGTACACATCTGTTAA
- a CDS encoding FMN-binding protein, which translates to MKRAIPVLVLSVAGLVPVWMYEPGAAHEGEINEAAAAPETQAQNQVPQSTAPQSKAPQSTAPRSAAPQPGAPRTSGAAPTTQQQNQAKTVSGPAVQTEEGTVQVQVTFQGTKITDVKALRAPNSNPTRMALPILRQEALQAQSADIDTVSGATATSEGYKQSLQAAIDSAR; encoded by the coding sequence GTGAAGAGGGCTATCCCCGTACTGGTGCTCAGCGTCGCCGGCCTCGTCCCGGTGTGGATGTACGAACCGGGCGCGGCGCACGAGGGCGAGATCAACGAGGCCGCCGCCGCACCGGAAACCCAGGCGCAGAACCAGGTTCCGCAGTCGACGGCACCCCAGTCGAAAGCGCCGCAGTCCACCGCGCCGAGGTCCGCCGCGCCTCAGCCGGGGGCGCCGCGGACCTCCGGTGCGGCGCCGACGACCCAGCAGCAGAACCAGGCCAAGACCGTCTCCGGGCCCGCGGTGCAGACCGAGGAGGGCACCGTCCAGGTGCAGGTCACGTTCCAGGGCACGAAGATCACCGACGTGAAGGCGTTGCGGGCACCCAACTCCAACCCGACCAGGATGGCGCTGCCGATCCTGCGCCAGGAGGCGTTGCAGGCCCAGAGCGCCGACATCGACACGGTCTCCGGCGCGACCGCGACCTCCGAGGGCTACAAGCAGTCGCTGCAGGCCGCGATCGACTCGGCGAGGTAG
- a CDS encoding response regulator transcription factor produces MDKGNSVRLLVVDDEPHIADLVATVARYEGWQATTAHNGEDALREAAEFQPDIVVLDLMLPDLDGFTVLDRLRSAGAMVPVVFLTARDGTADRVAGLTRGGDDYLVKPFSVEELMARLRAVLRRSTGPSWKRSVLKVADLLMDEDTREVRRGGKLVTLTPTEYELLRYLMRRSPAVLTKAQILDHVWEYDFGGRSNVVELVISHLRRKLDDGREPLIHTVRGVGYVLRRAAE; encoded by the coding sequence GTGGACAAGGGGAACTCGGTTCGATTGCTCGTCGTGGACGATGAGCCGCACATCGCTGACCTGGTCGCGACGGTCGCCCGGTACGAGGGCTGGCAGGCCACGACCGCGCACAACGGCGAGGACGCGCTCAGAGAGGCCGCCGAGTTCCAGCCGGACATCGTCGTGCTCGACCTCATGCTGCCTGACCTGGACGGGTTCACCGTTCTTGATCGTCTGCGGTCGGCGGGGGCGATGGTTCCGGTGGTGTTCCTGACCGCGCGCGACGGCACCGCGGACCGGGTGGCCGGGCTCACCCGCGGCGGCGACGACTACCTCGTGAAACCGTTCTCGGTCGAGGAGCTGATGGCGAGGCTGCGGGCGGTGCTGCGGCGCTCGACCGGTCCGTCGTGGAAGCGGTCGGTGCTGAAGGTGGCCGACCTGCTGATGGACGAGGACACCCGCGAGGTCCGCCGCGGCGGCAAGCTCGTGACGCTGACACCGACCGAGTACGAGCTGCTGCGGTACCTGATGCGGCGCTCGCCCGCCGTGCTGACCAAGGCGCAGATCCTCGACCACGTCTGGGAGTACGACTTCGGCGGCCGGTCCAACGTGGTCGAGCTGGTCATCTCGCACCTGCGGCGCAAGCTCGACGACGGCCGCGAGCCGCTGATCCACACCGTCCGGGGCGTGGGGTACGTGCTGCGCCGGGCAGCGGAATGA
- a CDS encoding sensor histidine kinase, with amino-acid sequence MKPIGQWRLGTRLALALGALALTVFVIVGWVMVASMQTFLDRRLDDQMAISQQGAANEVKAHWRVSKIPPDWYAVVYVRQDGELRPQPGDQQPADREEFDALAKKALDGDLFETGYLRGDGKFRLRACQIVKDEIVLVSGAPMDDRDGTLSQLITVGVIAFLAALVALVVGGQALIRKGMRPLSDMADTAHDISSHDLTDSNRLAVRVNGAGGGVEVEELREAFNNMLAHIDSSLAARTAAEQRLRRFIADASHELRTPLTSLRGYADLFRYAAANEPGEREQHLEKLRSEAARMSVLLDDLLLLARLDSAESEPPLRPEEMDLAVVTDAAADAFRAARPTHELEVDADTVRMTADPTRLRQVLDNLLTNAAVHTPPGTLVSLRVTAENGSAVIRVSDTGPGIPEADQARIFDRFYRVDNSRTRQRGGSGLGLAVVQSLVHAHGGTIALASRPGSTVFEIRLPRHR; translated from the coding sequence ATGAAGCCGATCGGCCAGTGGCGGCTGGGCACCCGCCTCGCACTCGCCCTCGGCGCGCTGGCGCTCACGGTGTTCGTGATCGTCGGCTGGGTCATGGTCGCCTCGATGCAGACGTTCCTCGACCGGCGGCTCGACGACCAGATGGCGATCAGCCAGCAGGGCGCGGCCAACGAGGTCAAGGCGCACTGGCGGGTCAGCAAGATCCCGCCGGACTGGTACGCGGTCGTCTACGTGAGGCAGGACGGCGAGCTGCGGCCCCAGCCCGGTGACCAGCAGCCGGCCGACCGCGAGGAGTTCGACGCGCTCGCGAAGAAGGCGTTGGACGGCGACCTGTTCGAGACCGGGTACCTGCGCGGCGACGGCAAGTTCCGGCTGCGCGCGTGCCAGATCGTCAAGGACGAGATCGTGCTGGTCAGCGGCGCCCCGATGGACGACCGGGACGGCACGCTGTCGCAGCTCATCACGGTCGGGGTGATCGCGTTCCTGGCCGCGCTGGTGGCGTTGGTGGTGGGCGGCCAGGCGCTGATCCGCAAGGGCATGCGGCCGTTGTCGGACATGGCCGACACCGCGCACGACATCTCCTCGCACGACCTGACCGACTCGAACCGCCTGGCGGTGCGGGTGAACGGCGCCGGCGGCGGCGTCGAGGTCGAGGAGCTGCGCGAGGCGTTCAACAACATGCTCGCGCACATCGACTCGTCACTGGCCGCGCGCACGGCCGCCGAGCAGCGGCTGCGCCGGTTCATCGCCGACGCGTCACACGAGCTGCGCACGCCGTTGACGTCGTTGCGCGGCTATGCGGACCTCTTCCGGTACGCGGCGGCGAACGAACCGGGCGAACGCGAGCAGCACCTGGAGAAGCTGCGCTCGGAGGCGGCGCGGATGAGCGTGCTGCTCGACGACCTGTTGCTGCTGGCCCGGCTGGACTCCGCGGAGTCGGAGCCGCCGTTGCGCCCGGAGGAGATGGACCTCGCGGTGGTCACGGACGCGGCCGCCGACGCGTTCCGGGCCGCGCGGCCGACGCACGAGCTGGAGGTCGACGCCGACACGGTGCGGATGACCGCCGACCCGACCCGGTTGCGGCAGGTGCTCGACAACCTGCTGACCAACGCGGCCGTGCACACCCCACCGGGCACGCTCGTGTCGTTGCGGGTGACGGCCGAGAACGGCTCGGCGGTGATCAGGGTGTCCGACACCGGCCCCGGCATCCCGGAGGCCGACCAGGCGCGGATCTTCGACCGGTTCTACCGCGTCGACAACTCGCGCACCCGCCAGCGCGGCGGCTCCGGCCTCGGCCTGGCCGTCGTCCAGTCCCTCGTGCACGCCCACGGCGGCACCATCGCCCTGGCCAGTCGCCCCGGCTCGACCGTCTTCGAGATCCGCCTCCCCCGCCACCGCTGA
- the mgrA gene encoding L-glyceraldehyde 3-phosphate reductase — protein MSYLADSARYDQMTYRRTGRSGLKLPAISLGLWHNFGGDRPYESGRGIARRAFDLGVTHFDLANNYGPPYGSAEITFGQILKDDLGPYRDELVISTKAGYDMWPGPYGEWGSRKYLLSSLDQSLTRMGLDYVDIFYSHRFDPETPLEETMGALVSAVQQGKALYVGISSYSPAKTREAAELLRSAGVPLLIHQPSYSMLNRWIEPELLDTLEEVGAGCIAFSPLAQGMLTDRYLNGIPEGSRASQGKSLSTDLLTDENLGRIRALNDIAASRGQSLAQLALTWTIRDPRVTSALIGASSVGQLEQNLAALQAPPLTDDELAEIDKHAVESGIDLWAPSSQAE, from the coding sequence ATGTCCTACCTCGCGGATAGCGCGCGCTACGACCAGATGACCTACCGGCGGACGGGACGCAGCGGCCTCAAGCTGCCCGCCATCTCGCTCGGCCTGTGGCACAACTTCGGCGGCGACCGGCCTTACGAGTCCGGGCGCGGCATTGCGCGCAGGGCGTTCGACCTCGGCGTCACGCACTTCGACCTCGCCAACAACTACGGCCCGCCGTACGGCTCCGCGGAGATCACGTTCGGGCAGATCCTCAAGGACGACCTCGGGCCGTACCGCGACGAGCTCGTGATCTCCACGAAGGCGGGCTACGACATGTGGCCCGGCCCGTACGGCGAGTGGGGCAGCCGCAAGTACCTGCTGAGCTCGCTCGACCAGTCGCTGACCCGGATGGGCCTCGACTACGTCGACATCTTCTACTCGCACCGGTTCGACCCGGAGACGCCGCTGGAAGAGACGATGGGCGCCCTCGTGTCCGCCGTGCAGCAGGGCAAGGCGCTCTACGTCGGCATCTCGTCGTACTCGCCGGCCAAGACTCGCGAGGCGGCCGAGCTGCTGCGCAGCGCGGGCGTGCCGCTGCTGATCCACCAGCCGAGCTACTCGATGCTCAACCGCTGGATCGAGCCGGAGCTGCTCGACACGCTGGAGGAGGTCGGCGCCGGCTGCATCGCGTTCTCGCCGCTCGCGCAGGGCATGCTGACCGACCGCTACCTCAACGGCATCCCGGAGGGCTCGCGCGCCTCGCAGGGCAAGTCGCTGTCGACCGACCTGCTCACCGACGAGAACCTCGGCCGCATCCGCGCTCTCAACGACATTGCCGCCTCCCGCGGCCAGTCGCTCGCCCAGCTCGCGCTGACCTGGACGATCCGCGACCCGCGGGTCACCTCGGCGTTGATCGGCGCCTCGTCGGTAGGCCAGCTGGAACAGAACCTCGCCGCCCTGCAGGCCCCGCCGCTGACCGACGACGAGCTCGCCGAGATCGACAAGCACGCCGTGGAATCCGGCATCGACCTCTGGGCCCCCTCTTCCCAAGCCGAATAA
- a CDS encoding threonine/serine ThrE exporter family protein, producing the protein MTATILSVTESYGLPHTEVDVIYTSISVSCHRGWGAPPITAVRVVRQRSLDYTRLAAVEHLVRNLGPIEEAHSELEQITNAPHPYPRWVATAAWAGMAAAVAFLVGGGLSLAITAAVVTAVIDRVGRVLNRRALPFFFQQLVGGALATGAALTVYWTGLLPAVRPSLLVAVGIVVLLSGLALVSTVQDAISGYNVTAAGRTVETVLLSAGLIAGVALAIRTAVHFGLPIRLSDPLPALISAVPMQFAAGAATSAFFALACYARPRALVAAAVSGAIGTASYGLATSAGVDALLASAVAAAITGFGGATMTRRLRIPTLVVVQAGVVPLLPGWTTYRGLFQLTAEGDPAGLSTLVFASGIALALAGGVVFGEYLAQPVRYGLGRLERKFAGPRMSGPLKPTRRRLE; encoded by the coding sequence GTGACAGCCACGATCCTCTCGGTCACCGAGAGCTATGGACTGCCGCACACCGAGGTCGACGTGATCTACACCTCCATCAGCGTGTCGTGCCACCGCGGCTGGGGCGCTCCACCGATCACCGCGGTCCGGGTCGTGCGGCAACGCAGCCTCGACTACACGCGGCTGGCGGCGGTCGAGCACCTGGTGCGCAACCTCGGCCCGATCGAGGAGGCGCACTCGGAGCTGGAGCAGATCACCAACGCCCCGCACCCGTACCCGCGCTGGGTCGCCACGGCCGCGTGGGCGGGCATGGCGGCGGCGGTCGCGTTCCTCGTCGGCGGCGGGCTGTCGCTCGCGATCACCGCGGCCGTCGTCACCGCCGTGATCGACCGGGTCGGGCGGGTGCTGAACCGGCGCGCACTGCCGTTCTTCTTCCAGCAGCTGGTCGGCGGCGCGCTGGCCACGGGTGCCGCGCTGACCGTGTACTGGACCGGGCTGCTGCCCGCGGTGCGGCCGAGCCTGCTGGTGGCGGTCGGGATCGTGGTGCTGCTCTCCGGGCTCGCCCTGGTCAGCACCGTGCAGGACGCCATCTCCGGCTACAACGTCACGGCAGCAGGACGCACCGTGGAGACCGTGCTGCTCAGCGCCGGTCTGATCGCGGGCGTCGCGCTGGCCATCCGCACCGCGGTCCACTTCGGACTGCCCATCCGGCTCAGCGACCCGCTGCCCGCGCTGATCTCCGCGGTGCCGATGCAGTTCGCGGCGGGTGCGGCGACCAGCGCGTTCTTCGCCCTCGCCTGCTACGCCCGGCCGCGCGCGCTCGTCGCCGCCGCGGTGTCCGGTGCGATCGGCACGGCGTCGTACGGCCTGGCCACCAGCGCCGGGGTGGACGCGCTGCTCGCCTCCGCGGTGGCGGCCGCGATCACCGGGTTCGGCGGCGCGACGATGACCCGCCGGCTGCGCATCCCGACGCTGGTCGTGGTGCAGGCGGGGGTGGTGCCGCTGCTGCCGGGCTGGACGACCTACCGGGGCCTGTTCCAGCTCACCGCGGAGGGCGATCCGGCCGGGTTGAGCACACTCGTGTTCGCGAGTGGCATTGCTCTCGCCCTGGCCGGAGGGGTGGTGTTCGGCGAGTACCTGGCCCAGCCGGTGCGCTACGGACTGGGGCGCCTGGAGCGGAAGTTCGCTGGTCCGCGCATGTCCGGTCCGCTCAAACCCACCAGGCGTCGTTTGGAGTGA
- a CDS encoding alpha,alpha-trehalose-phosphate synthase (UDP-forming), whose amino-acid sequence MDIGENGAEFVVVANRLPVDLERLPDGTERWKHSPGGLVSALEPFLRSHSGAWVGWPGIADADVSPFEDDGLLLHPVSLSAKEVEDYYEGFSNGTLWPLYHDVVAQPAFHRHWWNAYVKVNQRFADATAKVAAQGATVWVQDYQLQLVPAMLREQRPDLKIGFFLHIPFPPVELFMQLPWRTEIIRGLLGADLVGFHRPGGAQNFLWLARRLVGLEPSRGTVGVRTRPGVVQVGDRTVRVGAFPISIDSAGLDAVARKKETQARAKQIREDLGNPKRILLGVDRLDYTKGIDVRIKALYELIADGRVDPEDVAMIQLATPSRERVDHYITMRQDIEQSVGRINGEFGRVGKPVVHYLHQSVNREELVAFMSAADVMVVTPVRDGMNLVCKEYVACRYDLGGALVLSEFAGAAAELTSAFLVNPHDLDGVKNALQAALDIDPAEGRRRMRALRRQVLTHDVDRWARSFLEALGTQTSV is encoded by the coding sequence ATGGACATTGGCGAGAACGGGGCGGAATTCGTAGTCGTGGCCAACCGGCTGCCGGTTGACCTGGAGCGCTTGCCCGACGGAACCGAACGGTGGAAGCACAGCCCCGGCGGGCTGGTCAGCGCGCTCGAACCGTTCCTCCGCTCACACAGCGGCGCCTGGGTCGGCTGGCCCGGCATCGCCGACGCCGACGTGTCGCCCTTCGAGGACGACGGCCTGCTGCTGCACCCGGTGTCGCTGTCGGCCAAGGAGGTCGAGGACTACTACGAGGGGTTCTCGAACGGCACCCTCTGGCCGCTCTACCACGACGTCGTGGCGCAGCCCGCGTTCCACCGGCACTGGTGGAACGCCTACGTGAAGGTCAACCAGCGGTTCGCCGACGCGACGGCGAAGGTGGCGGCGCAGGGCGCGACGGTGTGGGTGCAGGACTACCAGCTGCAGCTCGTCCCGGCGATGCTGCGCGAGCAGCGGCCCGACCTGAAGATCGGCTTCTTCCTGCACATCCCGTTCCCGCCGGTCGAGCTGTTCATGCAGCTCCCGTGGCGCACGGAGATCATCCGCGGCCTGCTCGGCGCCGACCTGGTCGGCTTCCACCGGCCCGGCGGCGCGCAGAACTTCCTCTGGCTGGCCCGGCGCCTGGTGGGCCTGGAGCCGAGCCGCGGCACCGTCGGTGTCAGGACCCGGCCAGGTGTCGTCCAGGTCGGCGACCGCACGGTGCGGGTGGGCGCGTTCCCGATCTCGATCGACAGCGCGGGCCTCGACGCGGTCGCCCGCAAGAAGGAGACGCAGGCCCGCGCGAAGCAGATCCGCGAGGACCTCGGCAACCCGAAGCGCATCCTGCTGGGCGTGGACCGCCTCGACTACACCAAGGGCATCGACGTCCGGATCAAGGCCCTCTACGAGCTGATCGCGGACGGCCGGGTCGACCCGGAGGACGTCGCGATGATCCAGCTGGCCACGCCCAGCCGCGAGCGGGTCGACCACTACATCACGATGCGCCAGGACATCGAGCAGTCGGTCGGCCGGATCAACGGCGAGTTCGGGCGGGTCGGCAAGCCGGTCGTGCACTACCTGCACCAGTCGGTGAACCGCGAGGAGCTCGTGGCGTTCATGAGCGCCGCCGACGTCATGGTGGTGACGCCCGTTCGGGACGGAATGAACCTGGTGTGCAAGGAGTACGTGGCCTGCCGATATGATCTTGGTGGAGCTCTGGTGCTCAGCGAGTTCGCCGGCGCTGCCGCAGAACTGACCAGTGCGTTCCTGGTGAACCCCCATGATCTGGACGGTGTCAAGAACGCACTGCAGGCCGCCCTCGACATCGATCCCGCGGAAGGCCGCCGTAGGATGCGCGCGCTGCGCCGCCAAGTCCTCACCCACGACGTTGATCGCTGGGCAAGGTCGTTCCTGGAGGCGTTGGGCACGCAGACCTCGGTCTGA
- the otsB gene encoding trehalose-phosphatase codes for MTAEALPADLRRAVCQLARTPRLLVASDYDGTLAPIVSDPEAARPLPESVNALRSLASLHETTSAVISGRALRDLATLSRLPGEVHLVGSHGSEFDVGFVHALDADAKALLRRIEAELEEIVDGQQGVQLEVKPASVAVHVRRAASEEIGEAVLAAVRSGPCTWDGVQVTEGKAVIELAVVQTDKGHALDILRHQVGATAAIFLGDDVTDEKAFARLTGPDVGIRVGAGESLAQYLVDDPSDVATVLAFLLEERRAWLHGDQAVPIERLTMLANERSVALVTPDAKINWLCHPEPDSAAIFADLLGGPAAGHFSIKPEHGSLPLGQRYLPGTMIVETRWSRLLVTDYLEHDLASHRTDLVRRISGSTNAVITFAPRPEFGQVPVRFIREREGLRVVGTSDPMVLRSPGVDWEITSDGMQETARAVVRPREGAPVLLELRCGTDDISEHALNESVRRDRAAGYWSDWAAGLKLPTVQTDLVLRSALTLRGLVHKDSGSIMAAATTSLPEELGGVRNWDYRYCWLRDGAMTAAALVSVGSFAEADGFLAWLHGVLETIPGPERLHPLYTLHGTQLGAEAVIDTLPGYAGSRPVRVGNLANQQVQLDVFGPVVDLVVQLASARGSLSDNDWAMVQAMAEAVARRWHEPDHGIWEERHAPRHHVYSKVMCWLTIDRAIKLGEQFGRELDPSWVPLRDTIATDVLKNGWNDEVQSFTTAYDGDDLDAASLFVGLSGLIDPADERFQSTVTAIEAELRSGSTVYRYHRDDGLPGDEGGFHLCAAWMIEAYLLTGRRTEAEELFGQIVAAAGPTGLLPEEYDPVAERSLGNHPQAYSHLGLIRCAQLLSQ; via the coding sequence TTGACCGCCGAGGCCCTCCCCGCCGACCTGCGCCGAGCTGTGTGCCAGCTCGCGCGGACCCCGCGACTACTGGTCGCCAGTGACTACGACGGAACACTCGCGCCGATCGTGAGCGACCCGGAGGCGGCCCGCCCGCTCCCGGAGTCGGTGAACGCACTGCGTTCACTAGCGTCGCTGCACGAGACGACGTCGGCTGTGATCTCCGGTCGTGCGCTGCGCGACCTGGCCACCCTGTCCCGCCTGCCGGGCGAGGTCCACCTCGTCGGTTCCCACGGATCGGAGTTCGACGTCGGCTTCGTGCACGCGCTGGACGCCGACGCCAAGGCGTTGCTCCGGCGCATCGAAGCCGAGCTCGAAGAGATCGTCGACGGCCAGCAGGGCGTCCAGCTGGAGGTGAAGCCCGCCTCCGTCGCCGTGCACGTGCGCCGTGCCGCGTCGGAGGAGATCGGCGAAGCCGTGCTGGCCGCCGTCCGCTCCGGTCCGTGCACGTGGGACGGCGTGCAGGTGACCGAGGGCAAGGCCGTCATCGAGCTCGCCGTCGTGCAGACCGACAAGGGCCACGCCCTCGACATCCTGCGCCACCAGGTCGGGGCGACCGCCGCGATCTTCCTCGGCGACGACGTCACCGACGAGAAGGCGTTCGCCCGCCTGACCGGCCCGGACGTGGGCATCCGCGTCGGCGCCGGCGAGTCGCTGGCCCAGTACCTCGTCGACGACCCGTCCGACGTGGCCACGGTGCTCGCGTTTTTGCTGGAGGAGCGGCGCGCGTGGCTGCACGGCGACCAGGCCGTGCCGATCGAGCGCCTGACGATGCTCGCCAACGAGCGTTCCGTTGCACTCGTGACCCCGGACGCGAAGATCAACTGGCTGTGCCACCCGGAGCCGGACTCGGCCGCGATCTTCGCGGACCTGCTCGGCGGACCGGCGGCCGGCCACTTCTCGATCAAGCCGGAGCACGGTTCGCTGCCCCTGGGCCAGCGCTACCTGCCGGGCACGATGATCGTGGAGACCCGCTGGTCGCGACTGCTCGTGACGGACTACCTGGAGCACGACCTCGCCTCGCACCGCACCGACCTGGTGCGGCGCATCTCCGGCTCGACCAACGCGGTGATCACGTTCGCGCCGCGCCCGGAGTTCGGCCAGGTCCCGGTGCGGTTCATCCGCGAGCGCGAAGGCCTGCGCGTGGTCGGCACGTCCGACCCGATGGTGCTGCGCTCCCCCGGTGTCGACTGGGAGATCACCTCCGACGGCATGCAGGAGACCGCGCGCGCCGTGGTCCGCCCGCGCGAGGGCGCGCCGGTGTTGCTGGAGCTGCGCTGCGGCACCGACGACATCTCCGAGCACGCCCTGAACGAGTCGGTGCGCCGTGACCGCGCGGCCGGCTACTGGTCGGACTGGGCGGCGGGCCTGAAGCTCCCGACCGTGCAGACGGACCTGGTGCTTCGTTCGGCACTGACGCTGCGCGGCCTGGTCCACAAGGACTCCGGCTCGATCATGGCGGCGGCCACCACGTCACTGCCCGAGGAGCTCGGCGGCGTCCGCAACTGGGACTACCGCTACTGCTGGCTGCGCGACGGCGCGATGACCGCCGCCGCCCTGGTGTCGGTGGGCTCGTTCGCGGAGGCCGACGGCTTCCTCGCGTGGCTGCACGGCGTCCTGGAGACCATCCCGGGCCCCGAGCGGCTGCACCCGCTCTACACGCTGCACGGCACGCAGCTCGGCGCCGAGGCCGTGATCGACACGCTGCCCGGCTACGCGGGCTCCCGCCCGGTCCGCGTCGGCAACCTCGCCAACCAGCAGGTCCAGCTCGACGTGTTCGGCCCGGTCGTCGACCTGGTCGTGCAGCTGGCGTCGGCCCGCGGCTCGCTCTCGGACAACGACTGGGCGATGGTCCAGGCGATGGCCGAGGCCGTGGCCCGCCGCTGGCACGAGCCCGACCACGGCATCTGGGAGGAACGGCACGCGCCGCGCCACCACGTGTACTCGAAGGTCATGTGCTGGCTGACCATCGACCGGGCGATCAAGCTCGGCGAGCAGTTCGGCCGTGAGCTGGACCCGTCGTGGGTGCCGTTGCGCGACACGATCGCGACGGACGTGCTGAAGAACGGCTGGAACGACGAGGTCCAGTCGTTCACGACCGCCTACGACGGCGACGACCTGGACGCGGCGTCGTTGTTCGTCGGCCTGTCCGGGCTGATCGACCCGGCCGACGAGCGGTTCCAGTCGACGGTGACCGCGATCGAGGCCGAGCTGCGGTCCGGGTCGACGGTGTACCGGTACCACCGCGACGACGGCCTGCCCGGCGACGAGGGCGGGTTCCACCTGTGTGCGGCCTGGATGATCGAGGCGTACCTGCTGACCGGGCGGCGGACCGAGGCCGAGGAGCTGTTCGGGCAGATCGTGGCGGCGGCCGGGCCGACCGGGCTGCTGCCGGAGGAGTACGACCCGGTGGCGGAGCGGTCGCTGGGGAACCACCCGCAGGCGTACTCGCACCTCGGGTTGATCAGGTGTGCGCAGTTGCTGTCGCAGTGA